From Paenibacillus graminis, a single genomic window includes:
- a CDS encoding GGDEF domain-containing protein, with amino-acid sequence MEARNYILALSSVLIAALTVYSIFYLSPKFGGKSQKARAIRAVFMILVAGAGMGVMHLLGMQTLSEYAPDNESLFLPLTLYILTLAGMLYLFSRLHQFLAEREQLKELAYRDSLTGLLNKNGMDHFWDHCKPNEQLAVLFLDLNRFKAINDTLGHHVGDLLLRAVGTTLSQFSSKGKRHIFRIGGDEFVIIAKRCSRKDAEQLALQILEKTTRNYKLEKHELFVSASIGITMSHGRIDRQKLLNEADSAMYNAKQLGSGRYSLHKQDQSTRQSKPAGSSGSMLHTSLSSTNRLGDKQNSMRA; translated from the coding sequence ATGGAAGCCCGAAATTATATCCTGGCCTTATCGTCGGTGCTCATAGCAGCATTGACCGTCTATAGTATTTTTTATCTGTCCCCAAAATTCGGCGGCAAAAGTCAAAAAGCCCGCGCAATACGCGCGGTCTTCATGATCCTTGTTGCAGGCGCCGGAATGGGTGTCATGCATCTGCTAGGGATGCAGACCCTCTCGGAATATGCCCCTGATAATGAGAGCCTGTTCCTTCCGCTCACCCTTTATATTCTGACGCTGGCGGGGATGCTGTATCTGTTCTCCCGGCTGCACCAGTTCCTGGCGGAACGGGAGCAGTTGAAGGAACTGGCCTACCGAGATTCCTTGACCGGTCTTTTGAACAAGAACGGCATGGATCACTTCTGGGACCATTGCAAGCCTAACGAGCAGCTCGCAGTGCTGTTTCTGGATCTGAACCGCTTCAAAGCCATCAACGACACGCTTGGACATCATGTAGGCGATTTGCTGCTTAGGGCAGTCGGTACCACGCTGAGCCAATTCTCCAGCAAAGGCAAGCGGCATATCTTCCGCATTGGCGGGGATGAATTCGTGATCATCGCCAAGCGCTGCAGCCGCAAGGATGCGGAACAGCTGGCGCTGCAGATTCTGGAGAAGACGACCCGGAATTATAAGCTGGAGAAACATGAGTTGTTTGTTTCAGCGAGCATCGGCATTACCATGAGCCATGGCAGAATCGACCGCCAGAAACTGCTCAACGAGGCCGATTCTGCCATGTACAACGCCAAGCAGTTGGGCAGCGGCCGCTATTCCCTGCACAAGCAGGATCAAAGTACCAGACAGAGCAAACCCGCCGGCAGCTCCGGCAGTATGCTGCACACCAGCCTTTCCAGTACGAATAGACTTGGCGATAAGCAGAACTCCATGCGGGCGTGA
- a CDS encoding histidine phosphatase family protein: MTTIGLIRHGSTAWNKEGRIQGHTDNPLDEEGLRQAAAIAERLSGEQWDYIYSSDLLRAVQTAEVISKRLGIPIAGQVPGIREMNGGLIEGTTEDERVQRWGSGWKSMDMGLESDESGQQRGSRAIEEIAARHPGKRILIVSHGAILRSSLRKLVPGLDVGELLKNTSITHIVKDDSGWTCALYNCVSHMEAER; the protein is encoded by the coding sequence ATGACAACCATAGGCTTGATTCGGCACGGCAGCACAGCATGGAATAAAGAAGGCCGGATTCAGGGGCATACCGATAATCCGCTTGATGAGGAGGGGCTGCGGCAGGCAGCGGCCATCGCCGAACGCCTGAGCGGGGAACAGTGGGATTACATCTATTCAAGCGATTTGCTGAGAGCGGTACAGACAGCAGAGGTGATCTCGAAGCGCCTCGGTATTCCGATTGCGGGGCAGGTACCGGGGATTCGCGAGATGAACGGCGGTCTGATTGAAGGCACCACAGAAGACGAACGTGTGCAGCGCTGGGGCAGCGGATGGAAGAGCATGGATATGGGGCTGGAAAGCGACGAATCGGGCCAGCAGAGAGGCAGCAGGGCCATCGAGGAAATTGCGGCACGGCATCCCGGCAAAAGAATCCTCATCGTCAGCCACGGCGCCATTCTGCGCAGCAGCCTGAGAAAACTGGTCCCGGGCCTCGATGTGGGAGAGCTGCTCAAAAACACCTCGATCACCCACATCGTCAAGGACGACAGCGGCTGGACCTGTGCACTGTACAACTGCGTGTCACATATGGAAGCAGAACGCTGA